The Candidatus Desulfofervidus auxilii genome has a segment encoding these proteins:
- a CDS encoding molybdopterin biosynthesis protein has protein sequence MKPLKEAQNLFFSAFNFDNYLKKEIIPTKEALGRVTAEPIFARFSSPNFHCAAMDGYAVNASMTFGATLEHPKRLLINKEAFPINTGYPLPEGTNAVIMIEDIVEDGEEIEIKKAVYPWQNVRKVGEDIVATELILPPFHRITPYDIGALLEAGIFEVSVKEKPKVIIIPTGNEIVPIEVVMNRGIKKGEVIESNSWMLKALLESVGALCEIWPIVPDDYEMLKEAIKKSVDSKAHIIVILAGSSAGSKDFTATVLEELGEVLVHGVAMMPGKPTILAKINEKPVIGNPGYSVSSIISFEKFVLPLLSIMQGFFYEKRPQIKVFLSKSVPSKLGIEEFLRVKIGKVNDKIIATPLPRMAGSITTLTKAHGIIQIPAQAEGINEDKEIEAELLVPEEEILNTIVIIGSHDLTIDLLATELKKKNPFLNISSSNVGSLGGLIALKKDKAHLATSHLFDPETGIYNLTYIDRYLKDIPVKVINLVIRHQGLIVKKGNPKGIKGIEDLTRSDIVFVNRQKGAGTRILLDYKLAQLGINPNQIKGYEHEEFTHMAVAVDVLSGRADVGLGIYAAAKALDLDFIPIAIEEYDLVIPEKFFHLKKIQTLLEIINSKSFKQEVEKMGGYETKKTGMIKN, from the coding sequence ATGAAACCTTTAAAAGAAGCACAAAATCTATTTTTTTCTGCCTTTAATTTTGATAACTATCTAAAAAAAGAAATTATTCCGACAAAAGAAGCATTGGGAAGGGTAACAGCAGAGCCTATTTTTGCCAGATTTTCTTCTCCTAATTTTCATTGTGCTGCCATGGATGGTTATGCTGTAAATGCTTCTATGACTTTTGGTGCTACTTTAGAACATCCAAAAAGACTTTTAATAAATAAAGAAGCATTTCCAATAAACACAGGTTATCCTTTACCAGAAGGGACAAATGCTGTCATTATGATAGAGGATATTGTTGAGGATGGTGAAGAGATAGAAATAAAAAAGGCAGTTTATCCCTGGCAAAATGTAAGAAAAGTAGGAGAAGATATTGTAGCTACTGAGCTTATTTTACCTCCCTTTCATCGTATTACTCCTTATGATATTGGTGCCCTTTTAGAAGCAGGTATTTTTGAAGTTTCTGTTAAAGAGAAACCAAAAGTGATTATCATTCCAACTGGCAATGAGATTGTCCCTATTGAAGTTGTAATGAATAGGGGAATCAAAAAAGGAGAGGTAATAGAATCAAATTCTTGGATGCTTAAGGCATTACTAGAAAGTGTTGGGGCTTTGTGTGAAATATGGCCAATAGTGCCAGATGATTATGAAATGCTAAAAGAAGCAATAAAGAAATCAGTTGATTCTAAAGCTCATATAATTGTTATTTTGGCAGGCTCATCAGCAGGTAGTAAGGATTTTACAGCTACAGTGCTAGAAGAACTGGGTGAGGTATTAGTGCATGGTGTAGCAATGATGCCAGGAAAACCTACTATTTTGGCTAAAATAAATGAAAAACCTGTTATTGGGAATCCTGGTTATTCTGTCTCTTCAATAATTTCTTTTGAAAAATTTGTTTTACCTTTACTTTCTATTATGCAGGGTTTTTTTTATGAAAAAAGACCCCAAATAAAGGTATTTTTAAGTAAATCTGTACCTTCAAAATTAGGGATAGAGGAATTTTTGCGTGTAAAAATAGGAAAAGTTAATGATAAAATTATAGCTACTCCTTTACCTCGTATGGCAGGCTCAATTACTACCCTTACAAAAGCTCATGGCATTATTCAAATCCCTGCCCAAGCTGAAGGTATTAATGAAGATAAAGAGATAGAAGCAGAACTGCTTGTGCCAGAGGAAGAAATTTTAAACACTATTGTTATTATTGGAAGTCATGATTTGACTATAGACCTTTTAGCTACAGAATTAAAAAAGAAAAATCCTTTTTTAAACATATCTTCTAGCAATGTGGGTAGTCTTGGTGGATTGATAGCTTTAAAAAAAGACAAGGCTCATCTTGCCACTTCTCATCTTTTTGACCCAGAAACAGGTATTTATAATTTAACTTATATTGATCGTTACTTAAAAGATATACCAGTAAAAGTAATAAACTTAGTTATTCGTCATCAAGGGCTTATTGTCAAAAAGGGTAATCCTAAAGGTATAAAGGGGATTGAAGACCTTACTCGATCTGACATTGTATTTGTCAATAGGCAGAAAGGAGCAGGCACACGCATTTTATTAGATTATAAACTGGCTCAATTGGGTATTAATCCTAATCAGATTAAAGGCTATGAACATGAAGAATTTACCCATATGGCTGTAGCAGTAGATGTTTTAAGTGGTCGAGCAGATGTAGGATTGGGTATATATGCAGCAGCAAAGGCATTAGATTTAGATTTTATTCCAATTGCCATTGAGGAATATGATTTAGTCATTCCAGAAAAATTTTTTCATTTAAAAAAGATTCAAACTCTATTAGAAATAATTAATTCAAAGTCCTTTAAACAAGAAGTAGAAAAAATGGGGGGATATGAGACAAAAAAAACAGGGATGATAAAGAATTAA
- a CDS encoding M20/M25/M40 family metallo-hydrolase — protein MELDIKKIKQSLWHHLYKLAEEIGERSIYKYSKLKETANYIISCFKELDYQVETQQYDFMGKILTNIIAMPRCLIKNYIICAHYDSVAGSPGADDNASGIAVILELARLIREIDLKEVPVKFIAFTAEEPPLFGTHYMGSYVYAERAKANKEKIDGVICLEMVGYFTNKEKSQKFPFPLQFFGYPRIGNFIAVIGNRRSKELVEKIVSAFKLNPALPVESLTVPGNGYILYPVRLSDHANFWDKGYKAIMLTDTAFYRNPNYHTKYDKLETLNLDMMTELVKSLMYFILKVQ, from the coding sequence ATGGAATTAGATATTAAAAAAATTAAACAATCACTTTGGCATCATTTATATAAATTAGCTGAAGAGATTGGAGAAAGAAGCATTTATAAATATTCCAAATTAAAAGAAACAGCCAATTATATTATTTCCTGCTTTAAGGAATTGGATTATCAAGTTGAGACTCAACAATATGATTTTATGGGAAAGATACTAACAAACATAATTGCTATGCCAAGATGCTTAATAAAAAATTACATAATTTGTGCACATTATGATAGTGTAGCAGGCTCGCCTGGTGCAGATGATAATGCTAGTGGTATTGCTGTTATATTAGAGCTTGCCAGGCTTATAAGAGAGATTGATTTAAAAGAAGTGCCTGTTAAATTTATTGCCTTTACTGCTGAAGAACCACCTCTTTTTGGTACACATTATATGGGAAGTTATGTTTATGCAGAAAGGGCAAAGGCTAATAAAGAGAAAATAGATGGAGTAATTTGTTTGGAAATGGTTGGCTATTTTACTAATAAAGAAAAAAGCCAAAAGTTTCCTTTTCCATTACAATTTTTTGGCTATCCAAGGATTGGAAACTTTATTGCTGTAATTGGAAATAGGCGTTCTAAAGAACTTGTAGAAAAAATTGTTTCTGCTTTTAAACTAAATCCTGCGTTACCTGTAGAATCATTAACTGTACCAGGTAATGGCTACATTCTCTATCCTGTTCGTCTAAGCGATCATGCCAATTTTTGGGATAAAGGTTATAAGGCAATTATGCTTACTGACACTGCCTTTTATCGAAATCCAAATTACCATACTAAATATGATAAACTTGAAACATTAAATTTAGATATGATGACAGAATTAGTAAAAAGTTTGATGTATTTTATTTTAAAAGTCCAATGA
- the ileS gene encoding isoleucine--tRNA ligase, whose amino-acid sequence MDYKATLNLPKTSFPMKANLKQREPEFLKKWEKINIYQMIRKASKNRPLFILHDGPPYANGHIHMGTALNKVLKDFIVKSRQMLGFDCPFIPGWDCHGLPIEHKVDQELGEKKKDMTPLEIRKRCRAYAEKYINIQREEFKRLGVFGEWGKPYITMDFKYQATIVREFGKFLKSGNVYRSKKPVYWCAHCQTALAEAEVEYYDEKSPSIFVKFPLVSDISRIYPELKGKPISILIWTTTPWTLLANLAIALNPQADYAAVEVNGEVMILAERLVPLCFEEFGIKDYKILTRLSPLELEKKEAKHPFLNRHSILILADYVTLDTGTGCVHIAPGHGQEDYESGLKYGLEIYAPVDEKGCFTKDVPFFAGQFVFDANPLINKKLKEIGALVYEDELIHSYPHCWRCKKPVIFRATEQWFISVEKNQLREKALSAIDKVKWIPKWGKNRIRSMVEVRPDWCISRQRVWGVPITVFYCKNCGEILKDEKVIEHIAKIFEKEGADAWFKYEEKDLLPSETKCPICGYEEFKKEIDILDVWFDSGISHVAVLDEHHYWPEQRWPADLYLEGSDQHRGWFQSSLLTSVGTRNAPPYKAVLTHGFVVDGEGRKMSKSLGNVIYPEEIINQYGAEILRMWVAASDYQDDIRLSQDILKQLAEAYRRIRNTARFLLGNLYDFSPEKNFIPYQQRLELDKWILHRLQWLIERLRRAYENYQFHIIYHSLHSFCVNDLSAFYLDVLKDRLYCSFPDSLERRSAQSTLWEILEVIVRLMAPVLSFTAEEIWQHLPSIRNRKESVFLTTFPEVRQEYQDEALIERWEKLLSVRNEVLKALEIARKEKLIGHSLDAEVSIVVPNNLKALMEKYLEELPTIFIVSQVKLVNELETVTFKSEEMPGLNIMVKACNYSKCERCWQRKESVGKDKTYPELCERCIQVMKRLKNEY is encoded by the coding sequence ATTGATTATAAGGCAACACTTAATTTACCTAAAACTTCCTTTCCAATGAAGGCTAATCTTAAACAAAGAGAACCTGAATTTTTAAAAAAATGGGAAAAAATAAATATTTATCAAATGATAAGGAAGGCTTCAAAAAATAGACCTCTTTTTATCTTGCATGATGGCCCTCCTTATGCAAATGGTCATATTCATATGGGTACAGCTTTAAATAAAGTATTAAAGGATTTTATTGTTAAGTCTAGACAGATGCTTGGTTTTGATTGTCCTTTTATTCCAGGTTGGGATTGTCATGGTTTACCTATTGAACATAAAGTTGATCAAGAACTTGGAGAAAAAAAGAAAGATATGACTCCTTTAGAAATCAGAAAACGTTGTCGTGCATATGCAGAAAAATATATCAATATTCAACGTGAGGAGTTTAAACGGCTTGGTGTGTTTGGTGAGTGGGGAAAACCTTATATTACTATGGATTTTAAATATCAAGCAACAATTGTGAGAGAATTTGGTAAATTTTTAAAAAGTGGAAATGTTTACAGGAGCAAAAAGCCTGTTTATTGGTGTGCACATTGTCAAACAGCCCTTGCTGAAGCAGAAGTAGAATATTATGATGAAAAGAGTCCTTCTATATTTGTTAAGTTTCCACTTGTTTCTGATATAAGTAGAATTTATCCAGAATTAAAAGGAAAACCTATTTCAATTCTTATTTGGACAACTACTCCCTGGACATTGCTGGCAAACTTAGCTATTGCTTTAAATCCTCAAGCAGATTATGCAGCAGTGGAAGTGAATGGAGAAGTTATGATCTTAGCTGAAAGGCTTGTTCCTTTATGTTTTGAAGAGTTTGGAATAAAAGATTATAAAATTTTAACAAGACTCTCTCCTTTAGAATTAGAAAAAAAAGAGGCAAAACATCCTTTTTTAAATAGACATTCTATTTTAATTCTAGCAGATTACGTTACTTTAGACACAGGTACAGGTTGCGTACATATTGCTCCTGGTCATGGTCAAGAAGACTATGAAAGTGGTTTAAAATATGGTCTTGAGATTTATGCTCCAGTAGATGAAAAAGGTTGTTTTACAAAAGATGTACCGTTTTTTGCTGGTCAATTCGTGTTTGATGCCAATCCTCTTATTAATAAAAAATTAAAAGAAATTGGGGCACTAGTTTATGAAGATGAATTAATTCACAGTTATCCACATTGTTGGCGCTGTAAAAAGCCTGTAATCTTTCGAGCTACTGAGCAATGGTTTATCTCTGTAGAAAAAAATCAATTACGGGAAAAGGCACTTTCTGCCATTGATAAGGTGAAATGGATTCCAAAATGGGGAAAAAATCGTATTCGTTCTATGGTAGAGGTAAGACCTGATTGGTGTATTTCTAGACAAAGAGTTTGGGGAGTGCCTATTACTGTTTTTTATTGTAAAAATTGTGGAGAGATATTAAAAGACGAAAAAGTTATTGAACATATTGCTAAAATATTTGAAAAAGAAGGGGCAGATGCCTGGTTTAAGTATGAAGAAAAGGATTTATTGCCATCTGAAACTAAATGTCCTATCTGTGGTTATGAAGAATTTAAAAAAGAAATAGATATCTTAGATGTTTGGTTTGATTCAGGCATAAGTCATGTGGCTGTATTAGATGAGCATCATTATTGGCCAGAACAGCGCTGGCCAGCAGATTTATATCTTGAAGGTAGTGATCAACATCGTGGTTGGTTTCAATCTTCCCTTCTTACTTCTGTTGGTACACGTAATGCACCTCCTTATAAAGCAGTTTTAACTCATGGTTTTGTCGTAGATGGAGAAGGAAGAAAGATGTCTAAATCTTTGGGAAATGTTATTTATCCAGAAGAAATCATTAATCAATATGGTGCTGAGATTTTACGCATGTGGGTAGCTGCTTCTGATTATCAAGATGATATTCGTCTTTCACAAGATATTTTAAAACAATTGGCTGAGGCCTATCGACGTATTCGTAACACTGCTCGCTTTTTATTAGGAAATCTTTATGACTTTTCTCCAGAAAAAAATTTTATACCATATCAACAAAGACTTGAATTAGACAAATGGATATTACATCGTTTACAATGGCTTATTGAAAGATTGCGACGTGCTTATGAAAATTATCAATTTCACATAATTTATCATAGTTTGCATAGTTTTTGTGTCAATGATTTGAGTGCTTTTTATTTAGATGTTTTAAAAGATAGGCTTTATTGTTCTTTTCCAGATTCTTTAGAAAGACGTTCAGCTCAAAGTACTCTCTGGGAAATCCTTGAAGTTATTGTGCGTTTGATGGCACCGGTTTTAAGTTTTACTGCTGAAGAAATTTGGCAGCATTTACCATCTATAAGAAATCGCAAAGAAAGTGTATTTTTAACCACATTTCCTGAAGTAAGACAGGAATATCAAGATGAAGCATTGATTGAAAGATGGGAAAAATTGCTTTCTGTAAGAAATGAGGTTTTAAAGGCTTTAGAAATAGCTAGAAAAGAAAAATTAATAGGTCATTCTTTAGATGCAGAGGTTTCAATAGTTGTTCCAAATAACTTAAAAGCTTTAATGGAAAAATATTTGGAAGAATTACCTACTATTTTCATAGTTTCACAGGTGAAATTAGTAAATGAATTAGAAACAGTTACCTTTAAAAGCGAAGAAATGCCTGGATTAAATATTATGGTGAAAGCTTGCAATTATTCAAAGTGTGAACGCTGCTGGCAAAGGAAGGAAAGTGTTGGTAAAGATAAAACATATCCTGAATTATGTGAAAGATGCATACAAGTAATGAAAAGATTAAAAAATGAATATTAA
- the lspA gene encoding signal peptidase II encodes MFFIIIGATLCLDQITKWLVINNIQPYKEIIKINSFLNLVHIRNTGMAFGLFSGKGDLVQVFFIISSLIAVIALSYYHFTSKIFFLKTVACSLIIGGALGNLIDRLFYGNVIDFIDFHIGKYHWPAFNIADSVISIGVFLLFLCFYRERD; translated from the coding sequence ATGTTTTTTATTATAATTGGTGCTACATTATGCCTTGACCAAATAACAAAATGGCTTGTTATAAATAATATTCAACCTTACAAAGAAATAATAAAAATTAATTCATTTTTAAATCTAGTACATATTCGCAATACAGGTATGGCTTTTGGTCTTTTTTCTGGAAAGGGAGACCTTGTTCAAGTTTTTTTTATTATATCTAGCTTAATAGCTGTAATAGCCCTTTCCTATTATCACTTTACTTCAAAAATTTTTTTTCTTAAGACAGTTGCCTGTAGTCTTATTATTGGAGGCGCTTTAGGTAATCTTATAGACAGATTATTTTATGGCAATGTAATTGACTTTATTGATTTTCATATCGGAAAATACCATTGGCCAGCTTTTAATATAGCTGATAGTGTCATTTCTATAGGTGTATTTTTGCTTTTTCTTTGTTTTTATCGTGAGAGGGATTAA
- a CDS encoding tRNA 4-thiouridine(8) synthase ThiI produces the protein MKALALFSGGLDSMLSVLILRKQDIFVEGVYFETPFFTAERAIKSARRIDLPLRIIDITDEMLKIIKVPKFGYGQGLNPCLDCHLFMCKKACEIKEKESYDFIVTGEVLGQRPLTQTKQALLIISKNCPCSDYIIRPLSAKVLPLTIPEIMGWVDRDKFFGIKGRSRKEQIRLANEFGLKDYPSPAGGCLLTDKNFSKRLKDLFEYQENISRRDLELLKIGRHFRLNSKTKAIVGRNQKENKTIISLSLPKDTIIQVTGYPGPVVLLPNGGDEEGELIAKLLAATYSDAPEGKDVKVRIKKEMNIKIETAQSLSKNVLRKYLIGHLDIE, from the coding sequence ATGAAAGCATTAGCTTTATTTTCTGGTGGATTGGATAGTATGCTTTCTGTTTTAATCTTGCGAAAACAGGATATTTTTGTAGAAGGTGTATATTTTGAGACACCTTTTTTCACAGCAGAACGAGCTATAAAAAGTGCAAGAAGGATAGATTTACCTTTACGAATCATAGATATTACTGATGAAATGCTTAAAATTATTAAGGTTCCTAAATTTGGTTATGGTCAAGGCTTAAATCCATGTCTTGATTGTCACCTTTTTATGTGCAAAAAGGCATGTGAAATAAAAGAAAAAGAAAGCTATGATTTTATTGTCACTGGTGAAGTATTAGGACAACGTCCATTAACACAAACAAAACAAGCCCTTTTAATAATTAGTAAAAATTGTCCCTGTAGTGATTATATAATTAGACCATTAAGTGCAAAGGTTTTGCCTTTAACTATTCCTGAAATAATGGGTTGGGTAGATCGGGATAAATTTTTTGGTATAAAAGGACGTTCTAGGAAAGAACAAATAAGACTTGCAAATGAATTTGGTCTTAAGGACTATCCTTCACCAGCAGGTGGTTGTCTTTTAACAGATAAAAATTTTTCAAAAAGATTAAAAGATTTGTTTGAATATCAAGAAAATATTTCCCGCAGGGATTTGGAATTGTTAAAAATTGGTAGGCATTTTCGTTTAAATTCTAAAACAAAGGCTATTGTAGGACGTAATCAAAAAGAGAATAAAACTATTATTTCTTTAAGTCTCCCTAAAGATACAATTATTCAAGTTACTGGTTATCCAGGTCCAGTAGTTTTATTGCCAAATGGAGGAGATGAAGAAGGAGAATTAATTGCTAAATTATTAGCAGCAACTTATAGCGATGCTCCAGAAGGGAAAGATGTTAAAGTAAGAATAAAAAAAGAAATGAATATAAAAATAGAAACTGCTCAATCTTTATCAAAAAATGTTTTACGTAAATACCTTATTGGTCATCTTGACATTGAATAG
- a CDS encoding DUF4390 domain-containing protein: protein MFSKFWQWLLLILATYNISFASNAILKDIIVTTSHKELLVYFTVEGCFTRKMEEAILNGIPITFTFDIVLEERKTFWPDKKIVDFKIYHTIKYDQLKGVFIIERSEKLGEITSRDFIWAKKLMAEVETAVAPLSSLKKGHKYKLSLKAKLKKVKLPLYLHYIFFFTSMWNFETDWYKVNFVY from the coding sequence ATGTTCTCTAAGTTTTGGCAATGGTTATTGTTAATTCTTGCCACATACAATATAAGTTTTGCTAGTAATGCAATTCTTAAAGATATTATTGTTACTACCTCTCATAAAGAATTGTTAGTTTATTTTACTGTTGAAGGCTGTTTTACTCGTAAAATGGAAGAAGCTATCTTAAATGGTATTCCTATAACCTTTACCTTTGATATTGTATTAGAAGAAAGAAAAACATTTTGGCCAGATAAAAAAATTGTTGATTTTAAGATTTATCATACCATTAAATATGATCAACTAAAAGGTGTTTTTATAATAGAACGTTCGGAAAAATTGGGAGAAATTACTTCTAGAGATTTTATTTGGGCAAAAAAATTAATGGCTGAAGTTGAAACAGCAGTGGCTCCTTTGTCTTCCCTTAAAAAAGGACATAAATATAAATTAAGCCTTAAAGCAAAATTAAAAAAAGTAAAATTGCCCCTTTATCTCCATTATATTTTCTTTTTTACTTCTATGTGGAATTTTGAAACAGATTGGTATAAAGTAAATTTTGTTTATTAG